Within Plodia interpunctella isolate USDA-ARS_2022_Savannah chromosome 17, ilPloInte3.2, whole genome shotgun sequence, the genomic segment TTACCTGTTCTACGACACTTAGGTCTTTGAAGATATTCCAGTTTCTCTTCCCGTGCTTCGATCACGAAGATAATCACTAGTTGAAGCACGAaggcaatttaatttttttgattcACAGTAAGCACCAGCTACGTACTGGACCATGAGCAATTCTTCACGGATGTACTCCAAGAGACAATGTACGAATTGGAGCGCCGGGAGTGGTGTAACTTAAAAACTGACAACATTTACCAAACCATAAGGTCAGATCATAAGTCTGTCTTTTATATCCGTTGTCTAGTAGTATaacagtagtttgtagcttgtgagaaataacaataatttacgtgaaaaagtacctgtgaaaGACTAATTTCTGtttctaatttgaatttgaacaagaaagtgaagaaagtGGATTTTTGATGAACCACATTTCTAACAAACCACCCTCCCGATCAGAAATACTAACAACAAAGCCAAACATCTGATGAGCAATCTGCCTAGCTAGCTAACCGCCTATGTAGCAAAACGTCTAACTATAAAAAggtttatataacaaaacgcCTATTTAGGAAATCGACagttgcaataccaaatagattaatcaagattggttgataaacacgtGTTTTTAACTCTTTTAaattcttcactttcttgacaggcTGTTGTTCGTGATACTGTTCTAAGGCTAGATCCAGATACAACACACCACCATTAATACCATCACTCATCTGTGTCCACATTATGACTGTCTAATTTATCTTTTCCAGCGATTCCTTATATAACTTCTTCGTCAATGGCACCGTGATGTACCACAACGGCTTCCTCGTTTCCATCCAGAAGATTGACCTAACCAACATCCAAGGCTCGCTCTCATCAACGACTGACAGTGAAACCAATATAACGACTAACTTTGCCAATGTCCGTGGTAATTTAAATCTTCGTGATGTAAAGATCGGGTTTGATGTGGTCGTGACCTTACATAATGATGGAGTGGAATCTGTGCAGACGTATACTGGGATTTATAATCATGCTTTGGTGCAATATCAGCTTTCGGTATGTGCATatcctgttttttttttttaataatgaggAGAAAATAAATCAGGTTTTGTGTCGATCGAAGTCGATATCGACTTGTCGGTGAATGATTTCATCTCTTTCGTCATATTTTACTAAGTACAAAGAAATGCAAAACTTCTGCTTTCATGCACTCTTTGTAAGAGACAGAAAtagactataaataaatatataaggacaaattacacagattgagctagccccaaaataagttcgactGTGCCAACTACATTTTGATGGTAAAAGTCAATAAAAGGAGGTCGACTACTATGGTTACGCCTTTTGCCATAATTTATACGGCGGTAGTACCGATGTACCCAGGTTCGAAACCTACTTAGGTATGCCGTATGAGTATATAACCTGTCTTGTTTTTTACATAGACCACCACTCGCCTCCGGTGAAGtaaaacgtcgtgaggaaacctgaactCTAGTTGCATTAGCTAGTGTGTGATATTATGCTCCTCCATTAAAATTGCCAAGTAAATCATTGTGTGTTACATTTCACATAATGGACACAAATCTCAGCCATgagagttaaaaaaaataataattttatcggTTTTAGATTCAAAAGAACTTGAACACTGAAGCTATTTCGACGGGGTCTTCTCTGATGTCTCTGCAAGCAGGGTCTGGCGTCCGGATGATATACATGCCTTCAAATAATGTTACAGAGGCTCTTTCCAGAAGAGTAAGTCACCACGACCACATCTCCAGGACGATTCTTGCATTCTTATTGTCTCGCCCCCTTTTCTCTATTTTCCCGTCATAGGAACCATTTGGACATAACTTCACAGAAAGATAATTGCATTTGTTTCTTACctatacaaatttttaaaaaatcttttacctATTTTCTGCGGTAGTTAAGTTCCAACATCTGCTTAATTTGTTTCAGTGGGTGCCTAGCAACAACTGGAACGGCGTCGGGCGCTGGGGTTCAGGCCACATGGCGCCGATCGTCGAAGAAATTGTCACAACTCGCATTCCTTTCCCCGGCATTTGTATTGGATGTTACGCGTagtctatttaatttatactcgcctacctacctatattctAAGTATGTAtagtgtacctacctaagtaggtacttaataaaaaataaataatacatatatcttttatttccTAGTACCTAGTCTACAAATGTCTGTGTCTTTATGATATTGACTACAAAGTGACTTTATGATATTAAGGCATTTTAGCTATTTATGgtcatttttttcaatttgaacTTATTAGACAAATTCGCAAAGGTTTAACGAATGTAGCGcgttttttaaatctattattatgGTACTTATATATGAACAATTTGAGGTACTTTCCGAAAACCATACATAAAGCTTAGCGCAGATGgggctactggtacaactaaaatacacatacattacCAATGGAGgtaaaaagcgccaattttcaatattgttgcagatttacgaccaaaaataccttctacgcaattgTGGTgagagtttaaaggaaaaaggaaggatttagtggattatcctaaaaacaataacactattttaggttatgttctgcattatttggtcaactgtgatcataaattgatataaacttgattttgactgaagatcttacctatATGAGGTccatatttttacttactctaaaataaacgttttaatcgacatagcaaaaggtggaaaagcttttgtgtacctaacatacagtgctgtactctggcgggataaatgtgcagtaatactctcTATTAGTAAAGTAGACACCAACTTATTAAATCCACAGTTCTAtgcgatttaaaaaaaatctcaaacaGGACCGTCACTGTTATCTACCACAGGTCAGGGCCAATGTCAAAGTCATTTTGACATTATTTGACACAAGTCGCATGCATTTGACGTTCGAtgaattgaaatgttttgtgtttttggcggtgtgtgttttattttccGCAAAATATAGCTGATAAAGTAAAAAGCCTTTTTTACTGGAAACTAGTCATTTAATGTGAATGTTGAGATTATGATAATATCCTGACACAATAATGGGTGACGAGACGCCAGAGGAGcgacaaaataatgaattcgAGGCATTACAGGTTAGCAGCATATTTTTAGATCTACCTAATGTAAACTATTGTaactttacattattattgcaCGATTTTTTTGGGAACACgtgtgtttataaatataacagtaCCTACATTATATTTTCGTCCCAGTAGTTTTCTGAAATTCATAAAATCTGAATGAAGTATGTTTTTGCtaaaattattagtatatttcagtaataataattaatatttctagtgtgtgtgtgtgtgtgtgtgtttctaGAAGTACGTTATATTGATATGAATCCTACTGTTGGAGTATTCATAAGTACTATAAGTTATGTTTGTagaaatacctactaatattataaatgcgaaactttgtgagcttgtatgtatgttactctttcacgtgaTATCTTGTGTGCGTAGCCAGTGTCAATTGGTTACATCTAGGTTTATCATGCTTATCTTCAGCTAGAACATggaactataataaaatgatctaAGAAATTATGCAAATTTACAGGCAATATATGGAGAGCTGGTTGAAGACAAACGTGAGCCCACGGCTTGGAAGGTCTGGCGACCAAATGACTTTCTGTTAAGCCTGTATCCATTGCACAATTCGTCTATGCCCGATGTCCATTGCTCCATCACTCTGCGCTTCAAGTGCTGTCATAATTACCCTGATAagtatgtattgatttttttatctctatCTTTACATAGATAATGGGCAAACTATAATTATActgactatatttttatttgttatcttatttttcttttcatcaaTAACAACTTATTAACATAAGTTGTAAAAATTTTGTCGTAAAAAGTAACATTAGTtacaaagtttttatattactttaaaattacatacaggTAATTGTAAAGTAATACTAACATCTAATAATGAGAAGAACCTAGCTAAACCCTGTCCCTCTTTAACAATCATGTAGATACACAAGAGGAAAATTAGCTAGCAAACATGTTTTCTTTTACTACCAGACAAGCATAGTAAcccataaaaatatgattgtaatgaagatatatttttatgatacatATTGGTATCAAATCTGATGATATGAAGCCTGGTTCCCATTCAATTAGTATTAAGTgcaataatacaatacaatactataCAAGCAAtaagcaatctcttccagaAATCTCtccaaaacaaaaagaaattactCACTCCTGTTAACAATTTTCCAGGCCTccaaaaattgaaatatcaaaaatgaAAGGGCTGTCTGCGGAAAATGCGGAGAAGCTCCTAGCAGAGCTTGGCAGTATGGCGTCGGAGAAGTGCGGGGAAGTTATGATCTTTGAGCTGGCGCAACATGTCCAGGtgagatttttcaaaaatataatatttgatacaagtttttatattattgcattcaacATGTGAAAAAAACATCCTAATCCAAGGAATCCCTGTTGGTAGCCGATCCTGAGTCctaaataaattcatgtatataattatacattgtcatccaaactaagcATAATATGTGCACAGAATATCAGTTCAATCGGTTTAAGATATTTACaaccaaatttatttgtaagaatgaaaattatacctacttcaatacttttgtattgaagtataatttatgtagcAGCTCAAATTGAATAGAAcctaaaatcaattaaaattttctgatGAACTTTGCTCTGTTGGCAGCAATTCCTTCATGACCACAATAAGCCCACTCTCTCCTTCTATGACGAAATGGTGAAACAAAACACAGAGAAAGAGAAATTGAAGCAACATGACATGGAAATTAAAGAAAAGGAAGAAGTAAGTTATTATTACTGTTTTCTTGAGGAATTATTGATTATCGTCTGTCGTCATCTCATAGTTAGCTTCTAGTATTCCAATAATGGACAGAGCTTCTATCATTCTCTTTGCTTATAATAGTGGCTATAACCCTTGttttcaaagacaaagatcatttatttataaaaacgtgagtgtacattatttacaatgtggtgttaaaagaaaacttaatcctGCATGTTTCACCAGCTATATGGGTaccaagtttatttttaaattattcagatTTAATTGGAGAGAATGCTATCAtgccacaaaataaaaatatttatttacactattatcattttatctgAATTTGtcgttaaaataattgtttaaattataatgtttatcaataaactgagattaaagatttaaatttatttaaatctttatattgttgGGGAACTTagacagtttaaaaataataaataaattatagcaaTAAATTGCAAAAACACGAGTTTACTGATGTAAACttaacaatttcataaaaaaattttaagttctCAAAAGAACTCAAAAGgtatgttttgaatttttgaatttctgATATCCTTTTGCATCTCATTCATCATGTTTCAGAGGAAAAAGATAAAGGAGGAGATACATAGACGACAAGAGATGCTGCGATGTGCGGGCAGACAGCGGGTGCACAGAACGAGTTTGTCTCAAGAGGACAGTATCGAGGGTCACGGAGACGCACCCGAATTAGTATAGTATGTACTTCTTGGTGTCTCGATGacactttaaatatatttttttaatttttagtacttATGTGCAGGCAACGAATTCATCGAACATTCGTCCTTGTTATCGCGGATtgttttaagatttaattattataatgccaCTAGCTGTTGTCAACGGCTCTGCCCGCGGCAAAAAATAGCAAGTCACTCGCCAGCTCTCCTAAAACCATCTCAATcttagtactttttatcctggaATTCCCAATGAAGCGGAGCCCCGGACTGCAGCTGGTAATTTAtggctaatttaaaaatatttatgtgatttgttttttttttaacagctATGCTGATGATAAGATGTCTCCGGCCAAGAAAGTGGTTCGCAAGCGACCAAAAGACGTGGCGTGCACGTGCAATCTAAAATGTGCACAAGTTCTCAGGATAACGCAGAAGAACCACAAGAAAGTTTACATAGGAAATTGTTTAGGTAAATTATTCtaagggtccaaggttttgAGCATCtccctctcatctgagcgtttttctgGTTACTTTCGCAGTCgttgagtgtcggagcccTTGGTCCGTTTTCCTACTGTTGCGTCTcaacttcgcacggtcgttgGCATCCCTAgatgtcagaccattgtcacgcatatcatccttgacgatatCAAGCCAGCACATCTTgagtttgccccttctgccaggaccAGGAGGGACGGGCATAGCCAAACATTTGCTCTTACGTACTAATTTTCGTGGCCGTACCAGCGGTGATGGCACTCCTGGTCTGGAGTTGGTCGGACATAAAGACTGCCGTGAATGCACAAGGCCATCGCcctttatatcaaaattagcttttgcccacatcttcatatgtgagtaaaaattcgtttcccatgggaatttcaggaaatcccttcttagtgctcccctacactgtccaaGGCTGCGTAGGCTACAcatcaaatttcagctttctacgcccagtattTTCGGCCGtgtgttgtctgtcagtcagtcaaaCACTCAGTAATACACgagttttatatagataacttattttatgtaaaacaaataaaatcgatTCTCTTCTCATATCTCATTTGCAGGTCATTCTTCAAATGGGTCAACAAGCTACCTAGCGATAGAAGACGAAACGGGAGAACCACTAGTATCCAAAAAATGGTCCATCCCCACTCCGGACTTCCAATCGTGGCATCGGCTACTCTCATCGCTTCAACAAGATCTGAAATCAATGTGTCGGTTAAAACATTCAAACTTAGTGCCATACATAGCCATGGAAACATGCAAAGAAAGTCAAAGTGGACGGACGGCTGGCCAatctgtttatatatttagaaattttattctaGGCAGTtccttgaaatatttattagataagtGCAAAAATAGTGATATATACGAAACGTTAAGACTAGTGAGGCATGTAGGCGTGGGTGTGTTTAGTGCGTTAAGTGAATTGCATAGTGCAGACGTAGTGCATAAAGATGTGAGAAGTGAGAACGTTTTTCTGGACGTTTTCGGAGCGGTCAAGTTGGTCGGTGCTAGTTTGGACAGCTGGCTGGCTGAAATGCTCGATGGCGATAGCTTTTGTGACAAGTAAgagttttatgtattaaaatataatatacttgcGGCCTGTCTGGCTTCTGGCTTTGGTCAgataaaatcacaataaaaaagtagctttTATGTTATTCCTGaactctgtgccaaatttcttAATCGGTCCattagttttgagtttatacattacaaacaaaataacaaaaatagagATTATCTATCAATATTTTCGCTAAAAATTAGTTTGAATGTAGATCGGCATATTATCATTATCCGTACTTCATGAATAGACTGAAATGTGACTCTTAGaactaaacaataataataataattagccTTCTGTTACTGTGCTTAGATCAAGTTACGACTGAAAATTTTTCTCATTAAATATCTCTGAGCTCAGTGTGCCTTTTGGCAAAGGTTCAACTGCCTCCACTGGTCTCTGTCTAAAGCCACTCTTGTCCAGTTAGATCCCAATGTTAGGCTTAGCTCGTCTTTCCACCGTGTTATAGGAACTATACAATAACTAAAACCTTAATCACACATCATAACTGCGTATAGCCATAAAGGCTGATCACAAATTCTGTTACTATTCtactgtttaattaattaagattttacatgACTATGAAGTTGCTGGCacatctgctagaaaagaaCTCctgataaaattttctttcacataaaaaaactagatctAAATCGGTTGACCTAGGCGCCAAAGACTgacatacaaatacacaaaacttttaaaatttataacttcCCTCCGTCTGCAGATaacatgtatatgtatgtttctgttttacagacagacgcgtgCGCAAGACATATTCGCGGCGGGTCATCTGTTACTGTCCATGTTGTGCCAGGAGAAAACTACTCATGAAATACCCCCTGAGTTGCCCAGCGCAGCTAAAGACTTCTTTTCTAGGTAAATATGtttaactagctgttgcccgtggcttcgaccgcgtaaattttccacgtaaatttgaagtaatttaaagcggtggtggttcaGTGAAGTTAAGTCCGTCCGCCTGAGATCCAAacatcccaggttcgaatactatagcaaaaatatattcgaaGTTTCAAATCTTTTtccttcaaaattgtatgtaaaaaataacttatttcttttgttttgtggaACAGTGTTTGTCATGTTTTGTCTACACACATTGAGGCCTACCTAACATATttgtaatctatactattattataaagaggtaagcgtttgtgagattgtttgtttgaggcgggtaatctccgaaactaccgaacctatttcaaaaattctttcaccattaaaaaggtacattatccaagactgctataggctattatatattttatctcaaaatttccacggttCCGCGAACTAGTGGCTTTGTTGAACTAGTGcttatgtttcatgaaaaaaagGGGTATTTTGACATAATGTCAACGACatcctcggtggcgcagtagtaaagtgcctgcctctgaaccgagaggtcccgggttcgatccccgttcGGGTCATgctggaaaatgatctttttcagatcggcccgggtcttggatgtttatctatatatgtatttgttataaaatatagtatatattatttgtttatcaacaacaaaacaaaacaaattatatataatttgtttatcttATCAATATATGTTTAGCCGTTTCGTTttacatactatatatatatatggaaaaattacacagattgagctagcctcaaagtaagtttcGATTACTTCCGATAGATGTCTAACAGAAGACGAGCATTCCCAGTGGTCGGCGGAACAGCTCATGAATCATGGTTTCCTGGTAGACGCGCCGGTGAAACAAATTGGTGGCAAGAGGAAAGACGATGGCGGCAGCGGGTCTGATGTGAGTAAACTCATtaatatgtggccgtccaaaggaaaagggaccttatggcgcccggcacttacgccattattgctgttgttttgtatttgaacaacggcaataaataCCTGCCACATGTCAATATAGACAATATAGACATTCAATCTACTATTAATAAGTAGACAGAGCCATGAATTGTGGTCCAAGAAGACTATGTTTAgctgattaaattaaatagtgatAAGTTTTAAGTCAATGGAAACAGGTGTgatattaacaaatttaataaatataatatgaatatatataaatataaattaaatataataaattctgtgtctgtgtccatagcgggccgttgagtgttgtccacaCTAACGGCCCGCTCAATCAGCTaaaaccgcagacaaatatttgtgataaaaattacaaatatttgcccgcacCTAGCAGCCCGCCCGCTTAATGGTGACCACTACGTTACCGAGGTcatcaatttgtatgtatgtgtatatgcaAGCCTATCGcttatgagaagaatctccagtGTTTTACTATCTACTTGAACGTAGCAGTCAtgttatgtgttttttttgcTCCCAGACTTGCATGGAAATAATGTTTCAACACGCTAGGAGTGTTTTCAGTTATCAACACGCTATGAGTATTTTCAGTAATTAACACGCTAGGAGTGctttcaataacaaaaaaagtgtCAGTCTCGatatacaaaacaacaaattaaatataattttaggatGAGGATGCAGTAAAAAAGATCCGTAATTTAGGCCCGGCCATTAACGGCCACTCGCGCTTGGCCGACGAGTTTGAAGTGCTGGCCTGGCTGGGACAAGGCGCCTTCGGAGATGTCTTGAAGGTAAGCGTTCACCCTTCGAGTGCGCCTGCGCGGATCTGCGcaataatgtattgtttaaCTATTATGTCGTATGTTCTgttgtgttttttataaatatttttttgttattaacaaaaaaaaaaatttctttaaattatgcTATACTAGATAAAGGAATTGGAATGGAAAtggaattaattataaattagaataCTGGTGtgttttctattaatatttttttatttattaacaaagaaatatttctaCAAATTATACTAGTTAAACGAATTACTTAATTagaaagtaatataattttctattggACACAGTTACCAAATCGAAAAGGGTGGCCATAAAAATCCGTCTAGTCaattttgataacattaaCTGGAAAACTATTACTTACTATTAAAATCTTGTCCCGGAGCAAGTTGCATTTcgttaagtaaaaaaatcttacttgGTCTGCCTCCACCTCAAAAGTGGGagtcccagcagtgggacacatcattcaaggttaaaaaaaatacatatttgtccATAAACAGGTGAAGAACAAACTAGACGGCGGATTATACGCGATAAAACGTATCAAACTTAACCCGGAAAGCGTCCAGTTAAACAAGAAGATAACTCGCGAAGTTAAACTACTGTCTCGTTTGAACCACGAAAATGTGGTGAGGTACTACAACGCGTGGATTGAGTCCACCACACAGCCGGTAGAGGGCGACACTCCGGTCACTTGCAGTGAAAAGGCCGCTACTAGGTAACtaacataaatatagttatattttactgaaaatataCGTTCTAGGaattaaatagaaacaaattaaggtaaaaaattatgttttgacaTGATTCAAATATTTCGTATATCATTAATATCGAGTGTTGTAGCTAACATTtgcgtcagattttattcaagtcgcctgaaggcatctgacatgacttaccTACTGCCGTCtagtgacatttttatttatgcacgatttagtaattttaattaacgtaAAATTTGTCgtgctttttgactccaagaAATGTGACGTCATcagttatttttgtcatacaagccccatctatactattattataaagaggtaagcgtttgtgagtttgtatgtttgaggtaaTCTCCTGTAATCCTCCTTGTAATCTCctaaactaccgaaccgattacaaaaattctttcaccattggaaaggtacattatccaagactgctataggctatattttatctcaaaattccaaaaTCACAGCAGCGAGGCCCCGGGCAACGTCgggtattttataatatgatttgATTGCAACTACACTATCATAAAGATTTTCTTACTGATGATCAAAATCATTGTTCCAAGGAAGAAACCGGACAGCCTGGAGGACATAGTGGCGAAACTCGGACAAGAGGTCAAAGTGGAGTGGTCCATGTGCGACCCCTCGATACAGAAGAGGCACTCTTCGTCGGACAGCGAGGAAGAAGACGACGATGATGAAGCATTGCCTCTGTTCAATATCAGGTGAGATTCTGTAAGAAATCCAATACTAGGCTTAGGGCCTATTTACCGTTTGCTGATGAAGTATTCGATGGCCTAAATGTAATATATCTAACAGATGGTGTGTGTTGTTGTACAATACTTgtagtagcgccatctactttataaagcggtATTAACTTTCAGAATGTTTAACTAAATCCTACCGGAATTGCGggctttcgggataaaaagtaggtatCCTAAGTTTTAATCTaaggtatcagctacctcaataccaaatttcataaaaatggcCTAGTCCTTTGAGCGTGAAGGAGTAGCAAACATACTGACAAACTTtgatctttataatattattagtggTATAAATTAAGgacgatttttttatagtccTGAAGATGAATCGAGTAGCGGTATCGAATTCGCATCCGATTCGGAAAACAAATCGGAAACCTTACCATCGGAACTTCTATCTGCCAGTCCAAGACCACCTTCCACGAGGTTAAATCAAGTATGTTGataatcttaaattatttatctatctatctatctctctctctttttgtCGTGTGTTTCTAGTTACATTTGATTTCTGTGAGGCTGCGAAGCcatcatgaaaaaaaaataaagcttgaattttgaagattattaGCTATGATTTTACCGGCTGCCAGCCTGACGActaccctctttgggaatataattatactctATCGCTGCTAAGGCtaatgtcccttagtcgcctcgtacgacaacGACATGAGTGGTAACACATGCCACAAAACTTGATTCACCAAATTGGCATTAAGTGCAGATTTAATTCTAAAAGAAATCTACCACACAACTTTcggaaaatagtaaaaaataagttgaaaatAGAAGATCGTTAgacaagatttttaaatttccaacCAGGTGTTATACATCCAAATGGAGTTCTGTGAGAAAAACACCCTCCGCCAAGCCATAGACAACGGCCTCTACCAGGAGCACTTCCGTGCGTGGCGCCTCTTCAGGGAGATCGTGGAGGGACTGGCCCACGTCCACCAAAGAGGCATGATACACAGGGACCTGAAGCCTGTCAACATATTCTTGGACTCCAACGATCATGTCAAGATTGGGGATTTTGGACTCGCGACGAAAGCTTTCACCGCTTTGGTTGATGgtaggaatatatatattccataCTTCCATTTCATATACTACCATACTAATTCTATAAACAgaaacaatttgtatttttgttttttttttgtagtttgtaatgaataaactcaaaaagtaatGTACtgatttttacgaaatttggcacagaggcagacgaaaccttcaggagggACATagtctactttttattatggttttacccgagcgaagcagggatgggcagctagtataaaataatagtataagtaTAGGAGGTCACGTAGGGTCgtagatgatgatgatgagaaataaattattccttAGGACTTTTattctccctctctctctatcCCGTTCACTCAAATGCATCCTGATACGCGAGGATTCCTCACACTGattgcattaattttatacctaatttgaatttattatatacaagcTTCTGACGGGATTTCCCACGGagacagttatttttccggggtgaaaggtaccctatatcctccgtacttcaaactatataaatttcaagaagattggttaagtagatattaATAAGGATAGAagcttgtatttttgtttatttctatgaGTACGTTTTTGACGCCTGTCAAATTAGACTCGTGTTTTTAATTGCTGGTGTTCCATTGGCCAAcacgtaatattttattttattacagaaaaagTAAAGCCAGAAGAAATCAGTGGATCGTTAACTGGACAGGtaattttcacacaaaaaaacaCAAGACACATTGTCTATACAATGTgtcttgtgttttttttttttttctaacattCACATCATACTATAATTGCTCGCTAAATTTGATAACTGAGTTTTTATGCTAATTgggatgaaaaatatatttacttaagttTTAATCATCAACACATAGACAacacagacaaaaataaaacagtgtcgcttcccgctgcctgtctgtccctatgtatgcttggatctttaaaactatacaacgtattttgatgcgggttttttaaagaaatagtgcgattcctgaggaaggttcaggtgtataatttattatggttatacCCAAGCGAAGCAAACGGGCCCCTAGTTCActataagtattatagttattttccATCTCATGTTCGATAAGTAGGTCCTTATT encodes:
- the Gcn2 gene encoding eIF-2-alpha kinase GCN2 isoform X1, with product MGDETPEERQNNEFEALQAIYGELVEDKREPTAWKVWRPNDFLLSLYPLHNSSMPDVHCSITLRFKCCHNYPDKPPKIEISKMKGLSAENAEKLLAELGSMASEKCGEVMIFELAQHVQQFLHDHNKPTLSFYDEMVKQNTEKEKLKQHDMEIKEKEERKKIKEEIHRRQEMLRCAGRQRVHRTSLSQEDSIEGHGDAPELVYYADDKMSPAKKVVRKRPKDVACTCNLKCAQVLRITQKNHKKVYIGNCLGHSSNGSTSYLAIEDETGEPLVSKKWSIPTPDFQSWHRLLSSLQQDLKSMCRLKHSNLVPYIAMETCKESQSGRTAGQSVYIFRNFILGSSLKYLLDKCKNSDIYETLRLVRHVGVGVFSALSELHSADVVHKDVRSENVFLDVFGAVKLVGASLDSWLAEMLDGDSFCDKQTRAQDIFAAGHLLLSMLCQEKTTHEIPPELPSAAKDFFSRCLTEDEHSQWSAEQLMNHGFLVDAPVKQIGGKRKDDGGSGSDDEDAVKKIRNLGPAINGHSRLADEFEVLAWLGQGAFGDVLKVKNKLDGGLYAIKRIKLNPESVQLNKKITREVKLLSRLNHENVVRYYNAWIESTTQPVEGDTPVTCSEKAATRKKPDSLEDIVAKLGQEVKVEWSMCDPSIQKRHSSSDSEEEDDDDEALPLFNISPEDESSSGIEFASDSENKSETLPSELLSASPRPPSTRLNQVLYIQMEFCEKNTLRQAIDNGLYQEHFRAWRLFREIVEGLAHVHQRGMIHRDLKPVNIFLDSNDHVKIGDFGLATKAFTALVDEKVKPEEISGSLTGQVGTALYVAPELYQAGTKGIYNQKVDIYSLGIILFEMFHPPLDTAMERMAVLNSIRSKDIVMPKEFERDNAKQIHVIRWLLNHDASLRPSCAELLSSEHIPRPVHEGTLAGLLSHALSERGSRGYTRLVAACLDQRASPAEDYTYHNDVRNRNDVLAAVKDIVIKVFRSHGADEFSPPLLIPRAKGWEQYPNAVKVMTASGNVCHLPHDFRLPFARHTAYSGTKYMRRYVVDRVYREKHVAGFHPREIVECAFDIVTPKTDYLWSDAELLLVASRAASECSLNVTLQLNHTALLQTLLLSCGVPIDKHIDIYPVLVEVSFGRITRLQLQTHLTSLCITNRDISNLLKLMEADIPVQELKEFLTECKLSAKCHRVATQAAHALQAVYRNARALGCECPMTVAPLLAYNATQHSGVFWQMSVVRHTDHKTTNAKRRSGDLIAAGGRYDALVEEFWEVARTEKDHENADLMSCSVGFSMSLERIATILKKIEGELPAVVKNVESPLICVCVHGTAGSGRDGQAAAKRANLARELWCSGYNCSSWGSGFADAHELSRAAAVLWQDDAGVRVSCWGDDRVIEHKLPYHEVIDFIKQKFTPDTQKNHEASNNRSISWSESEKSNSPSISVTFITADRITKNSKRFLENQINTQVTSILVSLGLQPVMSRVRVSVLALSCDAACVRALCAQLASPLDVTELAHAFQPVFDTYIKYYEILDDTLKELSSIVKQTSQSRSSDETQLYALYSIPDSLCRLIT